A region of the Ovis canadensis isolate MfBH-ARS-UI-01 breed Bighorn chromosome 10, ARS-UI_OviCan_v2, whole genome shotgun sequence genome:
TGGGGAAAAAACCTGCAATTAAGCTCAGCTAACAGAGGTCCTACTCCATAGCGGTATATTTCACAAGGAGTGGGTCTGGATAAATATATCTAGCACAACATTACATCTAAGCCCTGATTGCTTTTCCTTCGAATTTTTCAGTTGATACTCAAGTCTATATaagcaattttttcttttttgtaaagtgaTCCTGTACTCAAACCACAGTGTGTTTTGTAGAATATATTGAATTTTGCCAAAATTATTCCTTAAAGCAATACTAGGCTCTTTATCTGAATTCAAAAGACTTAGACAAAACAGAACCTGCAAATGGAGGTGGTCTTCTAGGACAATCTTTGCCTCGAGATGCTCATAGCCAAGCATCTAAGCCAAATAGCCACAGCCTAGAGACGAGGTCCTactgcaagtgtgtgtgtgtgtgtgtgtgtgtgtgtgtgttactcagtcatgtccaactctctgtgaccccatggactgtagccctccaggctcctctgtccatgggattctccaggccagaatactggagtgggcttcttCCCGacacagagatcgaacccaggcctcctgcattgcaggtggacccttactatctgagccacgaggaaagcccTTATTGTATGTAGAAACATGTAAATAATTGGATTTCCTGTAAGAGCAACTTCAAAACATCTTCCTCTCAGAAGACACAGCCCATGTAGAGACAAGGAAAAtgcgtgggggggtgggggggcccgtgggtgggtgggtggatgggtgggtggttgggtggatgggtgggtgggtgggtgggtgggtgggtggatgggtgggtgggtggaagggtgggtggatgggtgggtggatgggtgggtgagtgggtggatgagtgggtggatgggtggatgtgtgggtgggtgggtgggtggaagggtgggtggatgggtgggtgggtggatgggtggatgggtgggtgggtggatgggtgggtgggtgggtgggtgggtggatgggtgggtgagtgggtggatgggtgggtggatgggtgggtggatgggtgggtgggtgggtggatgggtgggtgggtgggtgggcgggtgggtgggtgggtcggTGgaagggtgggtggatgggtgggtgagtgggtggatgagtgggtggatgggtgggtgtgtgggtgggtgggtgggggaagcgtgggtggatgggtgggtgggtggatgggtggatgggtggttgggtggatggatgggtgggtgggtgggtgggtggatgggtggatgggtgggtgggtgggtgggtgggtggatgggtggctGGGTGGAAGGGTGGGTggatgtgtgggtgggtgggtggatgtgtgggtgggtgggtgggtggatgggtgggtggacagaTAGATATAGAGGTGTTCTCAGGAGTCTCCTTACTAGGCATACCCTGCCTGCTGCTCTCTCAGCAGAGGTGGCCTTTCCCGGGTCATTTCTCTTTTGTCACCCACCCTTAGGATTCCTGGAGGGGAGTCCTGTGAATGCAGCTATTACAGCCCACTAAGGTCAAGCCTGGGGTCCCTAAGCACAGTGTCCAGCATCGCCGCTGGGCAGCATCAGGGCTGTTCTGCTCAGACTCGCTTCCCATGGGCCCTTCCCAGGAGAAACGGTCCCCAGTAGGAAGACCCACTGGCCCCCATGACTTCCACGCGAGACTGGGCCCCTCCCCACCTTTACAGCACCGGTGTAGCCAGTCTCTACAGTTAATCCTTGAAGCATCAGAACTCAGTGACTGGCACAgttcatctttcccagcaagtCTATTTAAAGCTTTCTGAAGACAAAAGTAAGAAGACAATGACACAGATTGCGgagaccagagagagagagagagagagcgggaGAAGACGCGATGGAGCGCAGGCAGCCGGGCAGCGTCGCAGCGCTTCAGATGGCGGCCCGGCACCTGAGCGCACCCACATGGCTGACTCAGCGCCACACGCCGGGCAGAAGGCTGTGTCTGCAGGGAGCAGAGATGCCCACTGTGTGCGTCTCCAGTTACAGTCCTTTCATTCTTCCACTTAGAAGAGTCTACAGCCTAGGAGCCAGCCTCACTCCCGCTTTAAAACAGCTGATCGCATGGCCTTTGCCAAACTTCGGGTCTACTGCTGTTTCACAAGTGAAGACAACTGCGACCACGCTTTGAAAATGACCTCAGGACTTGCTGGGGCCAGGGTCGCCTCCCGCCCAGACCCCAGGAGCGTGGCGTGAGCCAGAGATAAATGACCCAGCCCCTTGGGAAAGCCATCCCCGTGGGACCAGCCTGTAAGTGGCTAAGCTGGGGAGTAAGTCAGCCCTGTGACCGGAGCTGACCTCTTGACCACGGCTGCTCCGAAGCCTGACCCCGCGGGACGCGGGCCCCACATTTCACAGAGAGCCTGCATGGCCTCCTACGGCTTGGACACTGAGGTCCTCCCTGTTCTTCCCGCTAGGTGCCACGAAAAGGCCTGGACGTCACAGACGAAGCAACCGCGGGAAGCCTCTGGAAGGAGCAGGCAACTCAGACGCTCGAGGACCCGAGGACCAGCCTGGCTGGGAGCCCCCACCTCTGCAGTTTGGCCCAGGGCTCCCATCAGGCGCCAGAGAGAGCGGCCAGCCTGGAAACACCCAGAGATCCGAACGCAAAAGCCTGCCCTCCAGCCTAAGGACCAAGAGGTGGGTCGGCTCCCCGAGATCAGCAGTGTCTGCATGGGAACAGCTCCTCTCTAGCCAAACAGCACAGAAGAGGTgtggcccctgcccccagcccgccAGCAGAAGGTGGCGTGCACCACCCCGGAGCTGAAGACAAGGCGGCCAGCCCACCTCTGCGGTCGGGGTGGAGCAGGCTGAGCGGGGAGCCCGGGCTCCCACCCCGGCTGACAGCAATGAACACCCCAGCCTGGGGTCAGCGGCCCGCCTGCTACGGACAGGCTTCGGAGATCCGAGTCTTATAGGATGATCCGCACACCGTCCACGCTTCCGTCGACGACAGTCTGCCACACCAAGAACCGGGAAAGCGACAGGCGGGACAAGAACAGAAGCTCAGCAGACGCCAGCTCTGAAACGGCAAGTGCGAGAAGTCTCTGCAGAGGATGTGGGACCAGCGGTGGCAAAAATGCTTCAACAAGCATTTACAAACACAGTggggacaaatgaaaaaatagaaagtctCAACAAAGACAGAGAAGGTTTCagcaaacaaagagaaaatacaaggCCGAAGCATACAGACGTTTCAGAATTAACAAACGCTGCgtctaaaaagaatataaaactcGAGATGGGCTCAACAGCAGAATGGAGAAATGATAAAACAATCTGTGACAAAAAGATGAAACTATGGAAATTCCTCAGTATGACTGGCCATCTTAGCCAGCCAATGAAGaaagagtcactcagtcatatcaattcaggcagaaaaaaaaaaaagttttaacaaGCCTCCTCAAATTGATACACAGGTTTTACACAGATTCCAGCAAAATATTTTGCAGATATAGACCAGATTATCCTAAAATGCATTCACATAcgtgtactcagtcacttcagtggtgtccgactctgcgactccgtgGACGGCAGcgctccaggctcccctgtccttcaccacctccaggagcttgttcaagcccatgtccatcgagtcggtgatgccatccaaccagctcatcctctgtcatccccttctcctcccgccttcagtctttcccagcagcagggtcttttctgagtcagttCCTCACGACAGGCGGCcacagtattagagcttcagcttgcGAATATTCAGGTTTGAGTTCTGGGATGGACTGTTAGAAGCCAAGCTAATCCGCCTTCTCCGGGAGGCCCATAGATGTTTATAGAGAGACTTCTTCTAAGGAACTGACTCACAGCTATGACGGCAGGGCCAGcaagcaagctggagacccagggaggAGCTGGCGCTGCCTTCGGCACGAGTCGCTCTTGCTTGGGGCacttcaggctttttttttcctctatccaggccttcagctgattggaCAGGGCGCACCCACAATCACCCAGGTTGTTTTTTAGTTTCCTCTCATGcctagcatttattgagtgctcacCACATGCCGCAGGCTCTCCCGTGCACTTATCTCCATACAGCTTCCCCTCCCAATTTGGAAAACAACATAACATAAACCCTAACACTCTCAGCATGCTCAAGTGTAAGGTTCCGGGATATAAAGTACAGTCCTGGGGCTCTTCAGTCGtcacccccatccttcccctaGCTCCTTTTTcgaaaaaaagacatttctttgAAGAGCAGAATATACTTAGAATTATTAGCTTCTAAAAAGCCCGTTTCTGCCAAGCTTTAACTCTGTAATTCCATATCTCACACAAACTAGCTAAACCGTTTAATGGGGACAGCCCCATAATTCTCTTTATCTTGTGAAACAGAACGTCTGTCCCCTTTAAACAGTCCTCATtccacccctcctccacccttctgctttctctctccatGACCCTGACCACTTCACATATCTCATATAAGCGGAATTATACAGTATATGTCTTACTGTAACTGCAAAGCCCCCCCCACTTTAAACATAAATCTCACTCTGAACAGcctcacagaaacatccagaatattTTCCCATCCATGCAGGCGGTGTGGCCCACTCCGGCTGGCACACGCGGGCGCCAACCAGGGCACTACTGGTCACGCAGGACGGTCAGGACGGGCTGCGAGGAGGGAGGGCAAGGATCGCAGCCCAGGAAAGCGGCGCCTCCCGGGAGCAGGAGGAAACAGCCCCACGGGGCCCCCAGGAGGCACGCGGCGCTGCGCACACCTTCACCGTCGCCCCGGGGCCCCGGTGGGGGCTTCTGCCCCCAGAACCCGCAAGATGACAGCTCTGCGTGTTTGGAGCGAGTCTTCAGGACACCCCTGCCCGAGGCGGGGCTGCCCACACCCTCGCAGGGAGACGTCCGGAGCTTCCTGTGTGTGAGCCAGCTGGCTCTGCTTGGTCTGAGCTGCAGGTGGAGGCTAAACCGCGGGGAAATGTCGGTTTCTGATCCGGCCCAGGCGGGGGCCGACCTGGATGGTGGCCGAGACAGCTTCACCTCCGGAGCTGGCTGCTGTAGTGAAGCTTCCACCTCCTCGGTTTGGTGCGGGCGGTGCGCTCCCCCCTGGACGGTCACTGTGGACGCTGGCTTCCCTGCTGCCTCTGGCTGCCGCAGACAGCGGCTCAGACTGTGGGTCCTCCCAAGGTGCTGTTTCCCCTTGAGGATGCTGGCCCAAGGCCCTCAGACCACGGACTGGCTCACGTGGGACACGAACCCACCATGCCACCTGCGAACGCAAGCTCCGTTCACGTTTAATAAGGCTACGGACGCTGGGAGCGCTCGCAGCATCCTCTGGGGCCGCTCCTCAGCGTAGACTGCTGCCCACCCGTCCACGTTAGCTCCCGGTATCCTCAAGAAAAACACCACAGTCCTCCAGCAGGCATGCCACCTTTAGGGTCCGTCCCAGGCTTGGGGGGCACAGCCGTTGTGTGTCCAGGACCGTCGCCCTGTGGCTGGAGGATTGTCCACCTGGGCCCACCCTGCCCTGGGGGAACCAGCCACCCCACTCCGACCCCAGACAAGGGAGGCGGTCCAGGATCGGGACGTGGGATGGCTTAAGGCCCACGGGCCTCCCTGGAAGCTCCACGAcggagtccgcctgccaatgcaggagacacaggaagacccccctgggggaggaaatggcaggccgctccaggattcttgcctggagaatcccatggacggaagagcctggtgggctacagtccacacggtcgcaaagtcggacatgactgcacacACAGGGCCCAGCTGGGCCCGCCTGAGGGCTTGCCGTGGGGTCGTCTCACTGGTGCGAGTGGGGCGAGATTCCCCCGGGGTGGAGAAGGGGGCTGGCgctgcagggccctggggacGTGGGGAGGCCTGGGCGCCACCCCCGCTGCCCTGCCGCCTCCAGCTCTGCGGCTTGGTGAGCCCCAGCCTCCTTCCAACCACCTGTTTTGCCCGAAGCAGAATTTCTGGGTTTTGCCAGGTCCCAGGGCCGACAGGCCTGAGGGAGGGGTGAGGAGAAGGGTCCCCGCTCCCCACGGTCCTGGGGGGGCCCCTCTTCCCTGTCACAACCCCTCACACACGGGCAGGacccagctcctctcctgccatgATGTCACACACCCTGGGCATTCCGCTGTGTCCTGGAGACCGAGGCGGGAGAAGCTGAGGGGCCTTCAGGAGAGGGTCCTCCTTCTGCTCGGGGGGCATGGCGGCCACCACTGGACTGACCCTCCTGGTCCTGCTGCTCTACTGCGGGCAGGGAGCCGACCTCCCGCCGATCAACGTGACCTCAGGTACAGCCTCGGGGCTGTCGTGGCCGGGAGGAAATGGGGCCCCCGGGTGAGTCGGGGGCACGGGGTTCTCCCAGGCCCTTCCCCTGCGTGCCGCCCCAGATTTACCACTTATTCCTGGAGGATGGAGCAAGCTGCCCAGCTATCCTACATTCAAAGACTTTTTCGGATGGGAGAGTAGCATGCATTATATACTTTAACTTTTATGATGGACATTTCTGGCTTACCCAACAGCAGAGGAGTCGTGGAGAGACGCTCCATTACCTGGTTTCAGTCGCACACATCTTGCCATCTTGTcttgcgcgcgcacacacacacacacacacacacacacgctttcgTGGTTGTTGGAGTATTTTAGCATCGCCCAAAATGCCTTATGATTCCCTGCAAATGCGTCTTGCTAAGATAAGGGCATTTTTCTTTTACGCACCTTCAGCGTCACTGAAGCactaataaaatgaagaaaactccCAAGCAGGGCCAGTCCTGGCCCACGCccaaacccccccacccccagggctcaGAACGTCCTCTACAGGCGGCGGGTTCAAATCCCACCCAGGCAGGCCCCGCTGGGCTCCGGCCACTGCATCCCGACCCCTGGGTCGAGCAAGAAGACAGTGGACACCCTTGTCCTGGGATGTGACTCGCTGCCCGAGGAGtgcggggggggagggggaccTGAGCCTaggccccctcccaccctcctcagAGGGACAAGCCCAAGGAACGAGGCCCTGCCAGGCCCCCTGCCCAGTGCCCAGGGGCCGAGCGGCCCTGGAGGTCCGCACAGGGCTTGGGCGGCTCCCCTGAGAAGGACGCGGCCTCGGCCTGTCCCCGAGTGACCAGGGAGGCCCAGCCCGCTCCGGGtctggggggagggcaggggggtcCCTGCCTGACCTCGCCGTGAAGGAGCTGGTGTCTCCAGTGGTCTTTCCTCAGGACACTGAGTCTTGAGGTGCTGCAAGGAGGCCTCCCCTGGGTGCCAGGGCGCGGGGTCTGTGACAGGTGGGGACGGGGCTCACCCTGCGCTGGCTCCCCGCTGCAAGGAGGCCTCCCCTGGGTGCTGGGGCACGGGGTCTGTGACAGGCGGGGACAGGGCTCACCCCGCGCTGGCTCCCCGCCCCCGGCGCCGCAGGAACCGCTCCGGCCGGGACGGACCCAAGTCTCCCGACACAGCCCTGAGCCCGTCTGGCTCCTTGTCCCCACAGAGCGTCCACAGCGACCCCGAGGGCAGCTTAGGGCCGGTCCCGGGCACAGTCTCTGCTCCAGCCTCCAGCCTCGGTGGACACTGGGCTGGCCTGACCCCGAGGCCAGGAAGGGTGAGGGCCTGGGCCCCGGGGGGACAGAGGTCACCATCCTGCTTTCCCCGGGTGGAGCAGAGCACACCCGCAGCGCTCCACGGCAAGCCCATGCCGGGGGCCAGGACGCGCACTGTGCAAGCACGGAGCAAGCAGCGTTGTCCCCGCGCGGGCACAGGGCCGGCGGACCCTGGACGTTGGGAGGAGACGCAGGCGGGCAGGCAGCCACACTGGACAGGGCGCTGCCCGGGCCGGGCGGGCGTCACAAACATCAATATTTCTCTGCACACGCGCGCGGGCGGGCCTGCACAATGGCTCCGTTATAATTAGGGACAGACGCGAAATGAgaagaatatttttaacaaaGCGCTCGCAGGAGCAGCTGGGCCCATCCGTAACGACTCGCTAACGTCGCCTCCGAAGAGGACTGTGCTTCTGTTTGCGGCGCTGACGGAGGTCAGCACACTGGGAAGCGATTGTCATCGCAGCGCAGACCTTTCTGTGCAGTTTCCCTGCATTGTTCTGAGCCCGCGTGTGCGCAGATGAGCAATTGCCATGCAGATTGTCCGTCATTAAAACCGTTTCAAAATCAGCATCGTCACTGGTTTAGCGCTGGAACTTGAATGCCTGCAGACACCACCTGAGCGCTCTGTGTGCAGCAACAGGAAGGCGGCCTTGCCCGGGGTCCTGGGGGGCGGCCGTCTGCTCTCTGATCTCCCCGGGGGTCCTGGGGGGCGGCCGTCTGCTCTCCCAGGGTCCTGGGGGTGGCCGTCTGCTCCCCAGGGTCCTGGGGGGCGGCCGTCTGCTCTCCCAGGGTCCTGGGGGGCGGCCTCTGCTCTCTGATCTCCCCGGGGGTCCTGGGGGGCGGCCGTCTGCTCCCTGGGGGTCCTGGGCGGGGTGGCCGTCTGCTCTCTGGTCTCCTGGGGGTCCCGGGGGTCCTGGGCCGACCGTCTGCTCTCTGATCCCCCTGGGGTTGAAGGATGGGCCTGATCTTGACCTTGAGTGGAGGACGTGGACCCCGACACCAGCTCTGAGAAGAGTGGGAGGCGCCCTGGGGGTGCAGTGGGGACCGGTGCTCAGGGTCTCTGcaccctgcccagccctgcaCGGCTGATTCAGGTCAGCGAGGCCGGGAAGGTGGAGCCAGGGGTCCAGGGCCCCACGGAGGACTGGCTTCCAGAGGCCCGCCCCTAGGGACAGAGCCCCCCCACCGGGACCGCTGTTTACAGACGAGGGGTCACAGGGGCCGGGCTCTCAGGTCcccaggcagaggggcagagggCAGACGGCCGTGCCCGTCGCCCTTCCTCCACGCCACATCCTCAGCCCCAGACAGGCTCGCGGCTGGAACCCGTCATCGGGGAGGAGAGTGTGGTTTCCACAGAAGGACACGTGTGCCCCTTCTTACCCTCCCCGAGGGCGGCGCCAGTGAGCCTGCCCAGGAGCGGGGTTGGTTCCCAGAGTAGGGCCACCTGTCATCACCCTCCAACCTCCTTCCAGACCAGCCCTGAGGGGAGGCCTCCCTCCCCTCGAGCAGGCTGGTGGCCCCGCAAAACCAAACCTATTTGGAGAGAAGCCGGTGCCAATTCAAGGAACATTGTTAACCTACTAGGGTTTTTATTTCCCCGCCCCAGGTACAGCAACTACAATGAATAAGACAAACGTTCAGGAGGATATGCCTGGAGTACTCGGTAAGGAACGTCCTCCTCTCAAACATGCCCGCGTCTGGGCGGAGTGGGGGGCTGGCCGTCGCCCAGATACCCTGGTGCAAGCCGCACAGGCGGGAAGGTGGCCGGGTCTGAGGCCCCGCCAGACGGGAGCGGTGACGGGGACACCGCTGAGCGGGGCTGCTGCTTAGACCCGGAGCCGGGGTCAGGCGCCCGCTTGGGGAGGACCCTGCTCCGCCAGGTCAGGGAGCGGCAGCAACTCACGCTGTCCTGGAGGGTCTGACGGTGCCGCTGCGGGTGTCTGGTCTCCAGGGCCGTTGCAGGGGCAGCGGTCAGCGTCCTGCAGGTGTGACGTCCAGAGGCCGCCGGCTGCCCCGAGGGCGCTCACACGGGGGTCAGCGTGCTCTCTGTGTGATGCAGGTCTGGTCGTTGTCCGTTTGCACGTTCAACGTCTCATTTCTCTAAAAGGAAAGTTTAAGTTGGAAAATACACGAGGTTTAAAAGCACAGGCATTTCTCACCTTGCACGTCTGTCCGGCTCATCGCTACCTGGGATTTTTTCCAGAGACAATTACGTGTGCGACGCCCACAGGTGTGGACGTTTCCCTGTGTCTCCACGTGAGCTGGAACCGGGGGCCCAGCCGGCCTCCTTGCTGGGACCGAGGGCTCCTGGGCTGTGGGACTTTCCTGCTAAAACAGGAAAAGCAGGGCAAACCAGGGTGGGTTGGTCACCCCGCCGGGCGGGAGTCAGCACAAGCCCAGCGCGTGGACAGGCTGGCCGGCTGGGCCGCGGGGTTCGAAGCTGGGGCTCGGCATTGATGTGTTCACAGTCCCCACCCCGGTCCCTGACTGTGTTAACCGTGTCCTACACGCACGGCTTCGTTTGAACCTCAAACAAATCCTGATGAGGTAAGCGCAGACCCCGTCATACAGATGAGGAAGCCCGAGGCCCGAGAGACACGTGTGTCAGAGAACGTCCGGTGAGCGCAGAGCCAGGTGTGGTCCAGGGCTGCCCGGCACCAAGGCCAGGGCCCGCGTTAGACGCTCCCTGGGCAGGCGCGGGGACGCACAGGCAGAAAGCAGGCCGCCGGGGGTAGAAACCAGGAAAGAGGCTcgcgcctgcctgcctgcctgcgggGCGCAGATAACAGAGGCAGGGTGTCTCCAAGGGGACAGCGCGGCCGCGGGGGCAGAGGGAGAATCGGGACCACACCGGGCAGGGGTCCAGCATCTTACCTCCAGCGGGCGTGTCCAGGCACCTGGATGAGCTCAGGTTTCCAGAAGTTACCTGGGGAGGCAGTGGGCTCCCCACCCCTGGACAAGGTGTTTAGAAACCAAGTCCCTCTCCCCGGCCTTGGGTCCCTGTGTCCAGCCCTGCTCTCACCGCCTGCCTCAGGGCCGCGCAGAGCAGAGGGGTGTGACACGCATCCTTGTGTGCTTTTCCCAAGATGAAATTCTAGTCAAGGAGATGTTGGAGCCAAatagatcttcattttttgaagcaCAAAAACCACTACCAACATTACCAACAATAACAACCTCAACAACCTTAACAACAACTCCGACAATGAGAAAAAGCAAGTATACCCTTTTCAAGCCTTAATCGTCTATGTTCCTGGAGGTCTGTGGAGTGTGAGCACAGTCCCACCTGGCAGCGTCTTTGAGATCAGCTACTCCTGGGCAAAAGCAGACGGAGGTGTGAAGGACACAGTAGTCCCATGTTTTCTGTAATCTTCCCGAGGCGGGAAGGTCAAACCCAGACGGGCAGAGACGAGCTCCTGTCTCTGGGTGGTCTGCGGGGGCACGTGCAGGAGAGGCCTGGTGCTTGGGGTGCATGTGGGGTTTAGCCGCTGCAGGACCCCAGGATGCATGCAGGTCGGAGCTTCCGACTACCCCTCGAGTGTGATGCTCCTCTAAGCCTCCTGAGAGCAGGGGCGGGGACTTGACTCCAGCCAACAGGGGACAAAACTAGGGTCTGAATGGCCTGACCCCGGGCCACAGAGCTGGTGGCGAACAAAACAGCCGCTTTTCCCAGCGCAGCTTTGTTGCTGTTCaaacgctcagtcgtgtccgactctgcgaccccacggactgcagcacgccaggcttccctgtccttcaccatctcccagtttgcAGCTTAGCGTAGtccaaacacacagaaaaggGAAATAGCACCCTGAGGTCCAAACAGAACATGCGGTTAACCCTCAGTGATGGTGAGAGCCGTGTGTCTGAAATCTACAGCAGAGCCTGGAACGCGTTCAGCAGCAGGGAGGCCAGCGTTTTCTTGAAATTCTGCATCCAGACGCCAATGCCAGTTCCTGGGATTAGCTCTCAGAATGTCCGCCCAACAGCTGGGTTCACAGAGGTCAGAGAATGCCCGCCTTTGCATGTTCTCACTAGAGCACGTTGTCAGGAGCTGAAAAGTGTGTTAGCATCCCCGCCTCAGGTTCCAAAGCGCAGTGTGGGTCAGAGCATCCTTGCACTCATGCTTTCCCGTTTTTCCCATGCTCCTCCTCAAGATGCCAGCATTCACGAGAGTGACCAGCTCAGTGTTCCTGAGGGTTTCCACAAGCTAGCAGACTTGTCACCAATATCCCTGGAGACTGAG
Encoded here:
- the SPACA7 gene encoding sperm acrosome-associated protein 7, whose product is MAATTGLTLLVLLLYCGQGADLPPINVTSGTATTMNKTNVQEDMPGVLGGKVAGSEAPPDGSGDGDTAERGCCLDPEPGSGARLGRTLLRQVPKRSVGQSILALMLSRFSHAPPQDASIHESDQLSVPEGFHKLADLSPISLETEDKILNEPSLDASYQTSGPEDYRDSQTSGTADSLHSNGKKHPKTDQQLKQSVLDMILQNIGKSSGKVNNGVVMRGVVPLETLSSKRQRKREAQRRLGEGSGAVRSEGAPERGTQTA